In one Chitinophaga sancti genomic region, the following are encoded:
- a CDS encoding outer membrane beta-barrel protein translates to MNNLLSVLLLASVQTFAQAPDTTKVPFGGMDMTWQNGNDRRDQPNLQSKYVTGIVMLDVNYTHSFNNPNDNTVVGSTALARNNEVQVSSAALGGEFNYNGARGRIITQFGTRSIVVPRNDYSVYRGQYQLNNAYRYISEAYAGYHFNKWYGINVDAGMFMSYIGLNSYYQVENWEYQASFTSDNTPWFFNGVRVQIFPSKHLKIEPWLINGWQSYGKFNAMPGAGFNITYAPNDNLKLITNNYFGSDAAMIPDRKRFHSDNSVLYRYYNKPNSNGITRMAFSLTGDIGFEKGGGVNGFSNGDSTKGPAQYFLSAMFYNRTWFAHDHLAWTIGGGAMKNPGRYLVLYPTGQASPLPNPADPTKTEGAYPFSANPGDQFAGWDCSTNLDWMPNQNLTFRIEYVHRHANVPYFAGKGGVTSPTGYTTTPLPADWRPDLVKSEDRIICAILFRL, encoded by the coding sequence ATGAACAACCTATTAAGCGTACTTTTACTTGCATCTGTCCAAACATTCGCACAGGCACCTGATACTACCAAAGTGCCTTTTGGCGGTATGGATATGACCTGGCAAAACGGGAATGACAGAAGGGATCAACCCAATCTGCAATCGAAGTATGTGACTGGCATCGTAATGCTGGATGTGAACTACACACATTCTTTCAACAATCCTAATGACAATACTGTAGTAGGTTCTACAGCACTGGCACGTAACAATGAAGTGCAGGTATCCAGTGCAGCCCTTGGTGGTGAATTTAATTATAATGGTGCCAGAGGCCGTATCATCACTCAGTTTGGCACACGCTCTATCGTTGTACCCCGCAACGACTATAGCGTGTACAGAGGACAATATCAATTGAATAATGCTTACAGGTACATCAGCGAAGCTTATGCCGGTTACCACTTCAACAAATGGTATGGTATCAACGTGGATGCCGGTATGTTTATGTCTTATATAGGCCTGAACTCTTATTACCAGGTGGAGAACTGGGAATACCAGGCCAGCTTTACTTCGGATAATACCCCCTGGTTTTTCAACGGTGTGCGCGTACAGATCTTCCCTTCCAAACACCTGAAAATAGAACCATGGCTGATCAATGGCTGGCAGAGCTATGGGAAGTTCAATGCTATGCCCGGAGCAGGTTTCAATATTACTTATGCACCGAATGATAACCTGAAATTGATTACTAACAACTACTTTGGTTCTGATGCTGCTATGATTCCGGACCGTAAGCGTTTTCACTCAGATAACAGCGTGTTGTACAGATATTACAATAAGCCCAATTCAAACGGGATTACAAGAATGGCCTTTTCCCTCACCGGTGATATTGGTTTCGAAAAAGGTGGTGGCGTAAATGGTTTCTCTAATGGCGACAGCACCAAAGGGCCGGCACAATATTTCTTAAGTGCCATGTTCTATAACCGGACCTGGTTCGCCCATGATCATTTGGCATGGACCATAGGTGGCGGTGCCATGAAAAACCCCGGCCGGTACCTGGTGCTGTATCCTACAGGTCAGGCTAGTCCATTGCCTAATCCGGCAGATCCTACCAAAACAGAAGGGGCTTACCCTTTCTCCGCTAATCCTGGCGATCAGTTTGCCGGATGGGATTGTAGTACAAACCTCGACTGGATGCCAAATCAGAACCTGACTTTCAGAATCGAGTATGTGCACAGACATGCAAACGTTCCTTACTTTGCCGGTAAGGGTGGGGTAACTTCTCCTACCGGTTACACCACTACTCCTTTGCCGGCAGACTGGAGACCGGATCTTGTGAAATCGGAAGACAGGATTATCTGTGCCATATTATTCAGGCTGTAA
- a CDS encoding YegJ family protein, which yields MGLFSRLFGKRSELASNEQLPVVQIPDSDERMNWAIEKARATMHHFQDCLSAPTPAQQYFSVKVLIDDGNNREHLWLTTPSFDDEGNLYGEVGNKPVYVSSVNINQRIGIDPRFITDWMIIENGRLIGGYTIRAIREGLPDHELVDFDRQVGLYIDEGVDYFVHDFSTPEGAILCLEDAYDEHDIEKAVSCKNFHEEAKLLLKKMNDRFNSPEIVEATAEVLRLSFIKNLEDNGFPVFHNLLRAFPERTKITDNLYLITECCIFPDGGKSRQQLYTFRDEDGWKVLNVVG from the coding sequence ATGGGCTTATTTTCCAGACTCTTTGGGAAGCGCAGCGAACTTGCTTCCAATGAACAGCTACCTGTAGTACAAATTCCTGATTCTGATGAGCGTATGAACTGGGCCATTGAAAAAGCCAGAGCTACTATGCATCACTTTCAGGATTGCTTGTCAGCTCCAACGCCTGCACAGCAATATTTCTCTGTAAAAGTACTGATCGATGACGGAAATAATCGCGAGCATCTCTGGCTGACCACACCTAGTTTTGATGATGAAGGTAACCTCTATGGTGAAGTAGGCAATAAACCTGTTTATGTCAGTTCTGTAAATATCAATCAACGTATCGGTATAGATCCCCGGTTTATTACTGACTGGATGATTATTGAAAATGGCCGCCTGATAGGTGGGTACACAATCCGTGCTATCCGTGAAGGATTACCAGATCATGAGTTGGTTGATTTTGACAGGCAGGTAGGTTTGTACATTGATGAAGGAGTCGACTATTTTGTACATGACTTTTCCACACCAGAGGGCGCAATTTTGTGCCTGGAAGATGCCTACGATGAGCATGACATTGAAAAAGCAGTGTCCTGCAAAAACTTCCATGAAGAAGCAAAGTTATTGCTCAAAAAAATGAATGACAGGTTCAATAGCCCCGAAATAGTCGAGGCTACTGCAGAGGTGCTCCGTCTCTCTTTCATTAAAAACCTGGAGGATAATGGGTTTCCTGTATTCCACAACCTGCTCAGGGCTTTTCCGGAGCGGACGAAAATTACTGATAACTTATACCTCATTACAGAATGCTGTATTTTTCCTGACGGGGGGAAAAGTCGCCAACAATTGTATACCTTCAGGGACGAAGATGGCTGGAAAGTGTTGAATGTTGTCGGTTAA
- a CDS encoding Gfo/Idh/MocA family protein codes for MKQLIRYSLFCIGLLSTCMSTAQQLLNVGVAGLNHDHVHLLMHQFKEGKVRIAGIAESDTALIARYKRSYHLPDSLFYPNLDALLARVHPDAVLGYNPVAEHILVVEACAPKGIPVMVEKPLATTVAQATRIAALAEKYHIPVLTNYETTWYSTNQYVYDLVKKDAVGPVRKMIVHDGHEGPIEIGCSKDFTNWLTDPVKNGGGAIVDFGCYGANLMTWLMDGRAPIAVTAVARHIKPSVYPKVDDDATILLEYPDATGIIEASWNWPFSIKDWEVFGKSGYLHALNANQLQQRKKDNTESLTVPAPAYTDNLTYLAAVLNGTIKPGNDPSSLNNNLIVVKILEAARKSAKEGKRQVLNPL; via the coding sequence ATGAAGCAGTTAATCCGTTACAGTCTCTTTTGTATAGGGCTGTTATCCACGTGTATGTCTACCGCCCAGCAGCTGCTCAATGTGGGCGTAGCAGGTCTCAATCATGATCATGTGCACTTGCTCATGCATCAGTTTAAAGAAGGTAAGGTGCGCATAGCCGGTATTGCCGAATCGGACACCGCGTTAATAGCCAGGTACAAAAGAAGTTACCACCTGCCTGATTCTCTCTTTTATCCAAATCTGGATGCTTTGCTGGCCAGGGTGCATCCGGATGCTGTGCTGGGGTATAACCCGGTGGCAGAACATATCCTGGTGGTAGAAGCCTGTGCTCCCAAAGGTATTCCGGTGATGGTAGAAAAACCACTTGCTACCACAGTAGCCCAGGCTACGCGTATAGCAGCACTGGCAGAAAAATACCATATACCTGTGCTCACCAATTATGAAACCACCTGGTATAGCACCAATCAGTATGTGTATGACCTGGTAAAGAAAGATGCTGTAGGCCCTGTAAGAAAAATGATCGTTCATGATGGTCATGAAGGCCCTATAGAAATTGGGTGCAGCAAAGATTTCACAAACTGGCTCACGGATCCTGTGAAAAACGGGGGAGGGGCCATCGTTGATTTTGGTTGTTATGGTGCTAACCTGATGACCTGGCTCATGGATGGCAGAGCACCTATTGCTGTAACAGCAGTAGCAAGGCATATCAAACCATCGGTATATCCTAAAGTAGATGATGACGCTACTATATTGCTGGAATACCCTGATGCAACAGGTATTATTGAAGCCAGCTGGAACTGGCCTTTCAGTATCAAAGACTGGGAGGTATTTGGTAAGAGCGGTTATCTGCATGCCCTGAATGCAAATCAATTGCAGCAAAGGAAGAAGGATAATACAGAATCGCTGACTGTACCTGCACCGGCTTATACTGATAACCTGACATACCTGGCTGCCGTATTGAATGGCACTATAAAACCAGGGAATGACCCTTCTTCCCTGAATAATAACCTGATTGTGGTGAAGATACTGGAAGCTGCCAGGAAATCAGCAAAGGAAGGAAAGAGGCAGGTCCTAAACCCGCTTTAA
- a CDS encoding glycosyl hydrolase — translation MKNLCLLLLLFCQFSYAQQIDPALFAHPPASAGIRCWWWWLNGNVTKESITLDLEAMKAKGFSGACIVDAGGQDQRDNGNVPEGPMFGSPDWVVLFQHAVHEAHRLGLELSMNIQSGWNLGAPDVTPQESTKHLTWSDTTLPGNERVEIQLATPPARLGFYRDIAVLAFPWKDTAGIRPLKDLQKKAAFEEAGFSAADTRYLLKNDVKGNANAYHSEVRDISRYMDKTGLLKWKAPAGKWVIMRFGYTNNGAHISTASGKWQGLVIDYMNADHFDRYWNTHVKPLLDGIGTDAGTTLRYLQTDSWELGGINWTENFRKEFQARRGYDLLPYLPVIAGKIIDSPDASNQFLNDFRKTIGDLVADYHYRVFKVHAAKYGMGIGPESAGPHVGFFDGLKNYGHSDIMMSEFWSPSAHRPDPDSRFFVKQAASAAHIYNKRLVGAEAFTTIGKHWNDVIWHDMKSSFDHEVCAGLNLVFLHTFTSSPASMGEPGQEYFAGTHFNRHITWWPLADAFFNYMARVQYMMQQGRFVADVVYYYGDHVPNIARNKESDPAHVLPFNDYDVINEEQLMKMELKNGMLELPGGMRYKKLVLPADYKLSGAVQQKVKSLQTNTTLTPDFIGENINWIHHQQEGIDYYFVSNRADTAVQVNASFNFAGRQPECWDPVTGETRQISSFRQVAGHTIMPLSFAPYGAYFVVFRTPITGNGKAGTNHFAFIPQDTLDTPWQVQFKNIPSRTFTKLESWTNNTDSAVKYYAGAATYQQAFNWNGTSSDSLYLDLGRIEDVGIAQISLNGKELGIVWTPPFRVPVSLKKGKNELQITVINSWRNRLIGDSHLPEAKRVTHTNIFIRPEWNLLPAGLFGPVVIGRLAEQ, via the coding sequence ATGAAAAACTTATGCTTACTCCTGCTACTATTCTGCCAGTTTAGCTATGCCCAACAAATAGATCCCGCTTTATTTGCACATCCTCCTGCCAGTGCCGGTATCCGCTGCTGGTGGTGGTGGCTCAATGGCAATGTAACAAAAGAAAGCATTACCCTCGACCTGGAAGCGATGAAAGCCAAAGGATTCAGTGGTGCTTGTATTGTAGATGCAGGTGGGCAGGATCAGCGGGATAATGGAAACGTACCCGAAGGCCCGATGTTTGGTTCTCCTGATTGGGTGGTCTTATTTCAGCACGCAGTTCATGAGGCACACCGCTTGGGATTGGAATTAAGTATGAATATTCAGAGTGGCTGGAACCTGGGGGCACCGGATGTAACACCACAGGAATCAACGAAGCATCTCACCTGGTCAGATACTACCCTGCCTGGAAATGAAAGGGTTGAAATACAGTTAGCTACACCGCCTGCCCGCCTGGGATTTTACAGGGATATTGCGGTGCTTGCATTTCCCTGGAAAGATACTGCCGGCATCCGTCCGCTGAAAGATCTCCAAAAAAAAGCTGCCTTTGAAGAAGCCGGTTTTTCTGCCGCTGACACCCGCTATTTATTAAAGAATGATGTGAAGGGAAATGCGAATGCTTATCATTCCGAGGTGCGTGATATTAGCAGGTATATGGATAAAACCGGCCTTTTGAAATGGAAAGCGCCAGCAGGAAAATGGGTGATCATGCGCTTTGGCTATACCAATAATGGGGCACACATTTCTACTGCCAGTGGTAAATGGCAGGGCCTTGTAATAGACTACATGAATGCAGATCATTTTGACCGTTATTGGAATACACATGTGAAACCATTGCTGGATGGTATTGGCACAGATGCCGGTACAACGCTACGCTACCTGCAAACCGATAGCTGGGAGCTGGGGGGCATTAACTGGACGGAGAATTTCCGTAAAGAATTCCAGGCCCGCAGGGGATATGATTTGTTGCCTTATCTTCCTGTAATAGCCGGGAAGATCATCGATAGCCCTGATGCCAGCAACCAGTTTCTGAATGATTTCAGGAAAACAATCGGCGACCTGGTGGCTGATTATCATTACAGGGTATTCAAAGTGCATGCTGCTAAATACGGCATGGGCATAGGCCCGGAGAGTGCCGGCCCCCATGTGGGTTTCTTCGATGGATTGAAAAACTATGGGCACAGTGATATCATGATGAGTGAGTTCTGGTCTCCTTCAGCACATCGACCAGATCCCGATAGCCGCTTTTTTGTAAAACAGGCTGCAAGTGCTGCACATATTTACAACAAGCGGCTGGTAGGCGCAGAAGCCTTTACAACGATCGGTAAACACTGGAATGATGTGATCTGGCACGATATGAAAAGCTCCTTTGACCACGAAGTGTGTGCTGGTCTGAACCTGGTATTTCTACATACATTTACATCCTCTCCGGCATCCATGGGAGAGCCGGGGCAGGAATATTTTGCGGGAACACATTTCAACAGGCACATTACCTGGTGGCCGCTTGCAGATGCTTTCTTCAACTACATGGCAAGGGTACAATACATGATGCAACAGGGTAGATTTGTAGCAGATGTAGTATACTACTATGGCGATCATGTACCAAACATTGCCCGGAATAAAGAAAGCGATCCGGCCCATGTATTACCATTCAATGATTATGATGTAATCAATGAAGAGCAGTTGATGAAAATGGAATTGAAAAATGGGATGCTTGAATTGCCCGGTGGTATGCGCTACAAAAAACTGGTGCTTCCTGCTGATTATAAATTGTCCGGCGCTGTGCAGCAAAAAGTGAAGTCCTTACAAACAAATACAACTCTCACACCCGATTTTATTGGTGAAAATATTAACTGGATCCATCATCAGCAGGAAGGCATCGATTACTATTTTGTAAGCAACCGGGCTGATACTGCTGTGCAAGTAAATGCAAGTTTCAACTTCGCCGGCAGGCAACCTGAATGCTGGGACCCTGTAACCGGAGAAACAAGGCAAATTTCGTCTTTCAGGCAAGTAGCGGGTCATACCATTATGCCACTGAGTTTTGCGCCATATGGGGCTTATTTTGTGGTTTTTCGAACGCCTATAACTGGCAATGGCAAAGCCGGCACCAATCACTTCGCTTTTATTCCCCAGGATACTTTAGACACTCCCTGGCAGGTGCAATTCAAAAACATCCCATCCAGGACATTTACCAAACTGGAAAGCTGGACGAACAACACCGATTCTGCAGTAAAATATTACGCCGGTGCCGCTACCTATCAACAGGCATTTAACTGGAACGGTACATCATCTGACTCTTTATATCTTGACCTTGGAAGAATAGAAGATGTCGGCATTGCGCAGATCAGTTTAAACGGAAAAGAGCTGGGCATTGTATGGACACCACCTTTCAGGGTTCCCGTGTCCTTAAAAAAAGGAAAGAACGAGCTGCAAATCACTGTAATTAATAGTTGGCGGAATCGCCTTATAGGCGACAGCCACCTGCCGGAAGCCAAACGTGTGACCCACACTAATATCTTTATCCGGCCCGAATGGAATTTATTACCTGCCGGATTGTTTGGTCCGGTTGTAATCGGCCGCCTGGCTGAGCAATAG
- a CDS encoding N-acetylmuramoyl-L-alanine amidase, giving the protein MSIVTKLSPNFTAGRKNYTPFAIVIHIMDGTLAGTDSWFSNPASKVSAHYGVGQQGEVHQYVKETDSAWHAGRVYTPSWTLIKTSNGQYINPNYYTIGIEHEGKGDTPWTDAMYAASAALVHDIADRWHIPLDRQHVIGHHEIYGAKTCPGTKVDLNKLIALASGHDTGPQQDDDDDDIPQKVKTAGKVTSRSRLNIRSAPDTHKAPVNIVEPGIQLAYDGYVNNGEKINDNSKWYYTDEGSWFWSGGVR; this is encoded by the coding sequence ATGAGTATCGTAACAAAATTAAGCCCCAATTTTACAGCAGGAAGAAAGAATTACACCCCATTTGCCATCGTTATTCATATAATGGATGGTACGCTTGCCGGCACTGACAGCTGGTTCAGCAATCCTGCTTCCAAAGTATCTGCTCACTATGGTGTAGGCCAGCAGGGAGAAGTACATCAATACGTGAAGGAAACAGACAGCGCCTGGCATGCAGGCCGTGTATACACTCCTTCATGGACCCTGATCAAAACATCAAATGGTCAGTACATCAATCCTAATTATTATACCATCGGTATTGAACACGAAGGTAAAGGCGATACCCCATGGACGGATGCAATGTATGCCGCCAGTGCTGCCCTGGTCCACGATATTGCAGATCGCTGGCATATTCCGCTCGATAGACAACATGTAATCGGGCATCACGAAATTTATGGTGCTAAAACCTGCCCGGGTACCAAAGTAGATCTCAATAAACTGATCGCATTGGCCAGCGGTCATGATACCGGCCCTCAGCAAGATGATGACGATGATGATATCCCACAAAAAGTAAAAACTGCAGGCAAGGTTACTTCCCGCTCCAGGCTCAATATCCGCTCTGCTCCTGATACACATAAGGCGCCTGTCAACATCGTGGAACCTGGCATTCAGCTGGCATACGATGGCTATGTGAATAACGGAGAGAAGATCAATGATAACAGCAAGTGGTACTACACCGACGAAGGTAGCTGGTTCTGGAGTGGTGGCGTAAGATAA
- the leuC gene encoding 3-isopropylmalate dehydratase large subunit yields MGKTLVDKIWDNHIVVSKPGFPDVVYINTHFIHEVTSPQAFDGLRKRSIPVFRTGKTRATADHNVPTMDQHLPIKEALSRKQVEMLTKNTAEFGVELYGLGHPYQGIVHVIGPELGITLPGMTIVCGDSHTSTHGAFGAIAFGIGTSEVEMVLATQCLLQYRPKRMKIEVNGQLKKGVVSKDIILYIISKISASGATGYFVEFAGEAIRSLSMEARMTICNMSIEMGARGGLIAPDQTTFDYIKGREFAPKGADWDKALAYWETLYTDADAEFDSVITFDAADIEPMITYGTNPGMGIGVTQHIPSLEQLDEKEKPSFKKSLDYMGLEAGSGLLGKKVDYVFIGSCTNSRIEDLRMVADFVKGKHKADDVVVWIVPGSKQVEAQAKKEGIDKVFEAAGFQLREPGCSACLGMNEDKVPAGMYCISTSNRNFEGRQGPNARTFLASPLSAAAAAITGKVTDVRELV; encoded by the coding sequence ATGGGAAAAACATTAGTTGACAAGATCTGGGACAATCATATCGTGGTAAGCAAGCCTGGATTTCCGGATGTAGTGTACATCAACACGCATTTTATCCACGAAGTTACCAGTCCTCAGGCATTTGACGGATTGCGCAAAAGGAGCATTCCGGTATTCCGTACCGGCAAGACCCGTGCTACCGCGGACCACAACGTACCTACCATGGATCAGCACCTGCCTATCAAGGAAGCGCTCAGCCGTAAGCAGGTAGAAATGCTGACAAAGAACACAGCCGAGTTTGGCGTAGAACTGTATGGTCTGGGCCATCCATACCAGGGTATTGTACACGTAATCGGGCCTGAACTGGGTATTACCCTGCCAGGTATGACCATCGTGTGTGGAGATAGCCATACCAGCACGCATGGTGCATTTGGTGCGATCGCTTTCGGTATTGGTACTTCCGAAGTGGAAATGGTGCTGGCTACCCAATGCCTGCTCCAATATCGTCCAAAACGTATGAAAATTGAGGTAAATGGTCAGCTGAAGAAAGGTGTGGTATCCAAGGATATCATCCTGTATATCATCTCCAAAATCTCTGCATCCGGTGCTACCGGCTACTTCGTGGAATTTGCCGGTGAGGCGATCCGCAGCCTGAGCATGGAAGCCCGTATGACCATCTGTAACATGAGTATCGAGATGGGTGCACGCGGAGGTTTGATTGCTCCTGACCAGACAACTTTCGACTATATCAAGGGCCGCGAGTTTGCGCCTAAAGGTGCAGATTGGGATAAAGCCCTGGCTTATTGGGAAACACTGTACACCGATGCTGATGCTGAATTTGATTCAGTAATCACCTTCGATGCTGCAGATATTGAACCAATGATCACTTATGGTACCAATCCGGGTATGGGTATTGGTGTTACGCAACACATTCCATCCCTGGAACAGCTGGATGAAAAGGAAAAACCTTCCTTTAAGAAATCGCTGGACTACATGGGCCTTGAGGCTGGCAGCGGACTGCTGGGCAAAAAGGTAGACTATGTATTCATCGGTAGCTGTACCAACAGCCGCATCGAAGATCTGCGTATGGTTGCTGATTTTGTAAAAGGCAAGCATAAAGCAGATGATGTAGTAGTTTGGATCGTACCAGGTTCCAAGCAAGTAGAAGCGCAGGCAAAGAAAGAAGGTATCGACAAGGTATTTGAAGCTGCCGGTTTCCAGCTGCGTGAACCAGGATGCTCTGCATGTCTGGGTATGAACGAAGATAAAGTTCCTGCCGGTATGTATTGTATCTCTACTTCCAACCGTAACTTCGAAGGCCGTCAGGGTCCAAATGCCCGCACCTTCCTCGCCAGCCCACTGTCAGCAGCAGCTGCAGCGATCACTGGTAAAGTAACCGATGTAAGAGAACTCGTATAA
- a CDS encoding methyltransferase domain-containing protein, giving the protein MAWNADLYKEKHAFVFNYGNSVVEWLQPKAGESILDLGCGTGELTAQIAGSGATVKGIDASASMIASAKSNFPAIDFEVADGTTFSLNKTFDAVFSNATLHWIRQKEKVLDRIWHHLKPGGRLVLEMGGKGNVDDITGALSKAMEEKGYEFKPFWYFPSPGEYTSLLEEYGFRVNQLNYFDRETELADPENGIVEWLQMFGAHYLEAIPEADRLPILKTAQESLRATNFRDGKWYTKYVRLRVKAEKIADAQ; this is encoded by the coding sequence ATGGCCTGGAACGCGGATTTATATAAAGAGAAGCATGCCTTTGTATTCAACTATGGCAACAGCGTAGTAGAATGGCTGCAACCCAAAGCAGGAGAAAGTATCCTTGACCTGGGCTGCGGTACAGGCGAACTCACCGCTCAGATTGCAGGGAGTGGAGCTACGGTGAAAGGAATAGATGCATCCGCCAGTATGATCGCCAGTGCAAAAAGTAATTTCCCGGCTATCGATTTTGAGGTAGCAGATGGTACTACTTTTTCCCTGAACAAGACTTTTGATGCGGTGTTTTCCAATGCAACCCTGCACTGGATACGCCAGAAAGAAAAAGTACTGGACAGAATCTGGCATCACCTGAAACCCGGTGGCAGACTGGTATTGGAGATGGGAGGGAAAGGCAATGTAGATGACATCACAGGTGCGCTGAGCAAAGCGATGGAAGAAAAGGGATATGAATTTAAACCTTTTTGGTATTTTCCATCTCCCGGTGAATATACTTCCCTGCTGGAAGAATATGGCTTCCGGGTAAATCAGCTGAACTACTTTGACCGTGAAACTGAGCTGGCTGATCCTGAGAATGGAATCGTAGAATGGCTGCAGATGTTCGGGGCACATTACCTCGAAGCAATTCCTGAAGCAGACAGGCTGCCCATCCTCAAAACCGCACAGGAAAGCCTGCGCGCTACTAACTTCCGCGATGGCAAATGGTATACTAAGTATGTAAGGTTGCGCGTGAAAGCAGAGAAAATTGCAGACGCACAATAA
- the leuD gene encoding 3-isopropylmalate dehydratase small subunit, which translates to MSKNFQKLESTAVPIPIENIDTDQIIPARFLKATTRDGFGENLFRDWRYEGDNTPKADFVLNNPTYSGQVLVAGKNFGCGSSREHAAWALADYGFKVVISSFFADIFKNNALNNFILPIQVTDAFLDKIFSAIEKDAKAKLAVDLEKQTLKIVSTGEETSFDINPYKKACLINGYDDIDYLLSLRKEIEAYEATREFNF; encoded by the coding sequence ATGAGTAAGAATTTTCAAAAGTTGGAATCTACAGCAGTTCCTATTCCAATCGAAAACATCGATACAGACCAGATCATTCCGGCACGCTTCCTGAAAGCAACAACCCGTGACGGTTTCGGTGAAAATCTGTTCCGCGACTGGCGCTATGAAGGCGACAACACGCCAAAAGCAGACTTCGTACTGAACAATCCTACTTATAGTGGCCAGGTACTGGTGGCTGGTAAGAACTTTGGTTGTGGTTCCAGCCGTGAGCACGCTGCATGGGCACTCGCTGACTATGGTTTCAAAGTAGTGATCAGCAGTTTCTTTGCAGATATCTTCAAGAACAATGCACTGAACAATTTCATCCTGCCTATCCAGGTGACTGATGCATTCCTCGACAAGATCTTCTCTGCAATTGAAAAGGATGCCAAAGCAAAATTGGCTGTGGACCTGGAAAAACAGACACTGAAGATTGTATCAACCGGTGAAGAAACTTCTTTCGACATCAATCCATACAAGAAAGCATGCCTGATCAATGGCTATGATGATATTGACTACCTGTTAAGCCTGCGTAAGGAAATCGAAGCTTACGAAGCCACCCGGGAGTTTAATTTTTAA
- the leuB gene encoding 3-isopropylmalate dehydrogenase — MGVDKKILVIPGDGIGQEVTTWGRKVLETIATNYKHNFTFEEGIMGHVAIDATGTPLPDETLDKARKSDAILFGAIGHAKYDNDPTLKVRPEQGLLKIRKELGLYANLRPIKLFDELLEASSIKPEILRGADILFFRELTGDVYFGEKKRTEDRNTASDLMIYHRYEVERIARKAFEAARTRRKKLCSVDKANVLEASRLWREVVQAMEKEYTDVTVEHMFIDNAAMQLVKDPKRFDVVVTGNLFGDILTDEASQIAGSMGMLASASVGDSVGFYEPIHGSAHDIAGKGIANPLASILSAALMLDISFGLKNESLRVIKAVETTLKQGFRTMDIANKHTENHLVMGTDAMGAKVLENLS; from the coding sequence ATGGGCGTAGACAAAAAAATACTGGTAATTCCGGGTGATGGTATCGGACAAGAAGTGACTACCTGGGGAAGGAAAGTGCTGGAAACTATAGCAACTAACTACAAGCACAACTTTACGTTTGAAGAAGGCATTATGGGACACGTAGCCATCGACGCTACCGGCACCCCCCTGCCAGATGAAACACTGGATAAAGCACGCAAGAGTGACGCTATCCTTTTTGGCGCTATCGGACATGCCAAATATGACAATGACCCTACACTGAAAGTACGTCCTGAACAGGGATTACTGAAGATCCGTAAGGAACTGGGATTGTATGCAAACCTGCGTCCTATTAAGTTGTTTGATGAGCTGCTGGAAGCTTCCAGCATCAAGCCGGAAATCCTGCGTGGAGCAGACATCCTGTTCTTCCGCGAGCTGACTGGTGATGTTTATTTTGGTGAAAAGAAACGTACCGAAGACCGCAACACTGCTTCTGACCTGATGATCTATCACAGGTATGAAGTGGAGCGCATTGCCCGCAAAGCATTTGAAGCAGCACGCACCCGTCGTAAAAAACTGTGCTCTGTGGATAAAGCAAACGTACTGGAAGCAAGCCGCCTGTGGCGCGAAGTAGTACAGGCAATGGAAAAAGAATATACAGACGTAACCGTAGAACATATGTTCATCGATAACGCCGCTATGCAACTGGTAAAGGATCCTAAGCGTTTCGACGTGGTGGTAACCGGCAACCTGTTTGGCGATATCCTGACAGATGAAGCTTCCCAGATCGCTGGTTCTATGGGTATGCTGGCCTCAGCTTCTGTAGGTGACAGCGTTGGTTTCTACGAACCTATCCATGGTTCTGCACATGACATTGCAGGTAAAGGTATTGCCAATCCACTGGCATCTATCCTGTCTGCAGCGCTGATGCTGGATATTTCTTTTGGCCTGAAAAATGAATCCCTGCGCGTTATTAAAGCAGTGGAAACTACTTTAAAACAAGGCTTCCGTACAATGGACATCGCTAACAAGCATACAGAAAACCACCTGGTGATGGGCACTGATGCAATGGGCGCCAAAGTGCTGGAAAACTTAAGCTAA